A region of the Myxococcus stipitatus DSM 14675 genome:
CAGCGCGTTCGGCGAATCCCAGCTGTCGATCTCGTGGTCCGGGAAGTGGACCTTGAGCCGGGAGCCGGCGTGCTCTGTGCGCATCAGCGCCACGAGGTTGTCATCACCCACGATGCGCACGGACTGAGGCTTGTCCGGGTCCACCTCGATGGATGCGCCGATTCCGTCTTCAATCTCGAGCCGGGTGAAGGCGGGCGTCGTCCGCTCCTCTTCAATCCGCCGACCACTGCCGCTGACGTGCGGGCCTTGGCATCCCGCCACCGATGCGGCCAGCAACACGAGTCCAACCTGGGCCCCGATTCTCACGGTCTCTGTCCCCCATGTTCTCGGCTTCATATTCGCGCGAGGAGGAGAACACCGAGGGGGCCGGAGCGTGTCACCCGGCCCCCATCGATTCTCGGGACGGCTACGCGTTCAGCGCCGCGGCATGGTGCCGCAGGTGGTCCTCCATGAACGTGGAGACGAAGTAGTAACCGTGGTCATAGCCCTCATGGATGCGCAGCGTGAGCGGCTGTCCCGTGGCCGCGCAGGCCTCGCGAAGCAACTCCGGCTTGAGCTGCTCCTGGAGGAACTTGTCCGCCGTCCCCTGGTCCACGAGCAGCGGCGGAAGGTGTGCCTTCGCCGCGCGAATCAGCTCCGTGGCGTCATACGCGCGCCAGGCCGCGGTGTCCTCGCCCAGGTAGCCCTGGAATGCCTTGAGGCCCCACGGCACGCGCATGGGCGCGGCGATGGGCGCGAAGGCCGACACGGAGCGATAGCGCCCCGGGTTCCGCAGCGCGCACACCAGCGCGCCGTGCCCTCCCATCGAGTGGCCGAAGATGCCCTCGCGGTCTGCCCGGGCAGGGAAGTGCTCGGAGATCAACGCGGGCAGCTCCCGCGTGACGTAGGTGCCCATCCGGTACCGCGCGGACCACGGCGCCTGGGTGGCGTCCAGGTAGAAGCCCGCGCCGACGCCGAAGTCCCAGGAGGCCTCCTCTCCGGGGTAGCCCGCGCCGCGAGGACTGGTGTCGGGAGCCACCAGCATGACGCCCAGCTCCGCGGCCATGCGCTGCGCGCCCCCCTTCATGAGGAAGGTCTCCTCCGTGCACGTGAGCCCGGCGAGGTAGTAGAGCACCGGCACCTTGCGCTCCCGGGCCTGGGGCGGGACGAAGACGCCGAAGCGCATCTCGCCACCGCAGGCCTCGGACACGTGCTTGTAGAAGCCCACGGTGCCATCGAAGCACCGATGCTGGCTCACCAAGGTGGGGGCCACCGTCATGAGTACTTCACCACGCTGCGGATGGACTCGCCCTTGTGCATCAGCTCGAAGCCCTTGTTGATGTCCTCGAGCTTCAGGGTGTGCGTGATGAGGTCATCGACGTTGATCTTCCCGTCCATGTACCAGTCGACGATCTTGGGCACGTCCGTGCGGCCGCGCGCGCCACCAAACGCGCTGCCCTTCCACACGCGCCCCGTGACGAGCTGGAACGGGCGCGTCTTGATCTCCTGCCCCGCGCCCGCCACGCCGATGACGATGCTCTCGCCCCAGCCCCGGTGGCAGCACTCCAGCGCCTGGCGCATGGTGTTCACGTTGCCGATGCACTCGAAGCTGTAGTCCGCGCCGCCGTTCGTCAGGTTGACGAGGTAGGGCACCAGGTCGTCACCGACTTCCTTCGGGTTGACGAAGTGGGTGAGGCCGAACTTCTCCGCCATGGCCTTGCGCCCGGGGTTGATGTCCACGCCGACAATCTGGTCCGCGCCCACCATCCGCGCCGCCTGCACCACGTTGAGCCCGATGCCGCCCAGGCCGAAGACGACGACGCGGGCTCCGGCCTCCACCTTGGCCGTGTACACCACCGCGCCAATGCCCGTCGTCACGCCGCAGCCGATGTAGCAGACCTTGTCGAACGGGGCGTCCTCGCGAATCTTCGCCACGGCGATCTCCGGCAGCACCGTGTACTGCGCGAAGGTGGACGTCCCCATGTAGTGGTGCACCGCCTGCTTCCCCAGACGGAAGCGGCTGGTGCCGTCCGGCATCAGCCCCTTGCCCTGCGTGGCGCGGATGGCCGTACACAGGTTCGTCTTGCGAGACAGGCACGACTTACATTGCCGGCACTCCGGCGTGTAGAGCGGGATGACGTGGTCGCCCTTGCGCACCGACGTCACGCCCGGCCCCACGTCCACCACCACGCCCGCGCCCTCGTGGCCCAGGATGGCGGGGAAGAGTCCCTCGGGGTCCTGCCCGGAGAGGGTGAAGTCATCGGTGTGGCACAGGCCCGTGGCCTTGAGCTCGACGAGCACCTCTCCCGCCTTCGGACCCTCGAGGTGAACCGTCTCGATGCTCAACGGCTTGCCTGCCTCGAGCGCCACCGCCGCGCGCACGTCCATACACGAGCCTCCCTGTGAAGAGTGAAGGGCGCAGCCTAGTGCGCACGGCGCCTGGACGCGCGGATGGAATCACCGCGTGACGCCCAGCGGACGCTTGGGGCGAAGCCAAGAAGAAGGGCCTGGACCCCGCTCGACGCGAGGGTTCCAGGCCCTTGGGGACACCAGAGGCGGGAGGACTACTTCTGGTTGGCCGCCTGCGCCTTGGTGGCCTTCTGCGCGTCGCTGAACTTCTTCGTCATGTCAGCGAACTGCGAGTTGTAGGCCTCCATCTGCTTCAGGTGCTCGGCGGCGCGGGCGTTGGCCTCCTCGACGATCTTGGGGTCCTTCGCGTTCTCCACCGCCTCCGACTTCGCCATCTCCATCTGCTGCCGCTCGTACTCCATCATGCGGCCCATCACGACGCGCTTGTTGAGGTACGTGTTGGCGGAGTTCGGGTTGATGGCGATGACCTGGTCGTAATAGCTCAGCGACTTCTCCAGGTCGGCCTTGACGATGGGCGCCGACATGGAGCGCGCGCCACCGCGCTGCGCGTAGATCTCCGCGATCCAACCCAGCGAGGCCTCGTCCTTCGGCTCCAGCTTGAGGGACTCGTTGAAGTACTTCTCGGCGTCGTCGAGCGTGCCGCCCTTCATGTAGATGCTGGCGAGCGTCCGGTAGATCTCCGCCTTCTCGGCGGGCGTCGTCTTGAACTCGAGGATCTTCAGGACGGCCTCGGAGGCCTTGTCGATCTCACCCAGCTCGATGTGGGCGAAGGCCTTCTTCTCCCAGACCTTCTCCTGCTTGGGGTCGGCCTGGAGCGACAGGGCGTAGGCCTCGGCGGCCTCCTTGTACTCCTTCTTGGCCATGTGGTTGGAGGCCTTGATGCGGTGCTGCTTGGCCGCCTCGTTCTCCTTGTCGGCACAGCCCACCACGGTGCCGCCGAGGGCCAGAACTCCAAAGACCAGACCGACTCGAGCCAGTCGCTTCATGTGCGTGAACCTTTCGAGCAGGCCTGGGGAGTCGACCCCGGCCCGGCTTGTGTGTCTTCTCGACCTTAGGGGACCCGCCCTCACGCGGATCCGGAATCGGGGCAAGCATACCCGAAGTCGAGCCCATTCCACCCTGTCCGAGCGAGCCTGCCCCCCTGCCTTTCGGGCGCGAAACACCCTCCGCGCTCCGAGCGCGCCTCTCCCGGGGTCCTTCCAGGGTGGGCACTCGGGGTACGGGTGTGGCCCGCGTGTCGAGCGGGATGGTGAGTTTCCACGAGGTCCCAGGATTCGAGAGGCGGTGCGAGGGCCGCTGCTAGTGTGCAGGCCGTCCTCAGTCGGAGCTATCGCGCCATGACCCTCCTGACCCGACGTACCGTGCTCCAGGGGCTCGCCCTCACCGCGGCGGGCTGTGCCTCGACACGCCCCCTGCCCGCGCCGCGTCCCGGCCCGTCGCTGCCCCTGGGGGCTCAGCTCGGCGATGTGCGCACCGGCGCCGTCTCCGTGTGGGGCAAGGCGGACCGCGCCTCGCGCCTCATCGTGGAGTGGAGCGAGGACGCCCGGCTCGAGAAGGGGGTGCATCGGGTGGAGGGCGGCCTGCTCACGGCGGCGACCGACTTCACGGGCGTGGTGGACCTCGCGGGCCTGCCGGCCGGGCGCGAGCTCTTCGTGCGAGTGCTCGCGGAGGATGGGGGCTCGACGGGGGAGGAGTGGCGAGGGCGGTTCCTCACGGCGTCGGAGGCCGCTCGGGACGTGTGCTTCGCGTGGAGCGCGGACGTGTGCGGCCAGGGGTGGGGCATCAACCCGGAGTGGGGCGGGTACCGAGGTTTCGCCGCCCTGCGGGCGCTGCGTCCGGACTTCTTCCTCCACGTCGGCGACGTCATCTACGCGGACAACCCGCTGCTGCCGGAGGTCGTCGTCCCGGATGGTCGGGTGTGGCGCAACCTGGTGACGCCCGCGAAGTCGAAGGTGGCGGAGACGCTGGAGGAGATGCGCGGGAACTTCGCCTACAATTTCCTCGACGACTCGCTGCGGGCCTTCGCGCGCGAGGTGCCCATCGCGTACCAGTGGGATGACCACGAGGTCCGCAACAACTGGTTCCACAGCCGCACCGTCGCGGAGGACCCTCGGTACACGCAGGTGCCGGACGACGGTGTCCTCGCGGCGCGAGCAAGGCAGGCCTTCTTCGAGTACACCCCCGTGGGCGGCGCCGCGCGCGCGGAAGGACGCATCCACCGGCAGTTGTCACAGGGCCCGTTGCTGGACGTGTTCATCCCCGACGTGCGGGCCTTCCGAGGGCCCAACTCCGTCAACCGCCAGGAGCGGCAGGGGCCGGAGACGGCGTTCCTGGGACGCGCGCAGCTGGACGGCCTCAAGCAGGCGCTGGCGTCGTCGAAGGCCACGTGGAAGGTGATTGCGACCAGCATGCCGCTGGGGCTCATCGTCCCCGCGGAGAAGCTGGGGGAAGGCTCCTGGCGGATGGAGGCCTGGGCCAACGGACCCGGGGCACCGCTGGGGCGTGAGCTGGAGCTGGCGGAGCTGCTCTCGTTCCTGAAGGAGCGCAAGGTCCGCAACGTGGTGTTCCTCACTGCGGACGTCCACTACCCGGCCATGCACCAGTACCACCCGGACCGGGCACGCTTCCGCGACTTCGACCCGTTCTGGGAGTTCGTCGCGGGGCCGCTCAACGCGGGCACGTTCGGGTCCATGCCGTTGGATGAGACCTTCGGCCCGGAGGTGCGGTGGCAGAAGCCGGCGACGGTGATGAACGCCGCGCCTTGGGAAGGGCAGCAGTACTTCGGCAGCGTGCGCATCCAGGGGAACAGCGGCGTGATGACCGTCGCCATCCACGACCTCTCCGGCAAGGCGCTGCACCAGGTGGAGCTGGAGCCTGTCCGCTGAGCCGTGGCTCAGGTCGTCAGCACCAGCTTGACCAGCTCCGGGGGACTGCCCACTCGCATGGGCGGCCCCCAGAAGCCGCAGCCTCGGCTCACGTAGATGTGTGAGTCCTGATGACGGTAGAGGCCCACCGCGTGCTCCCACGCGTAGTCGATGAAGAGCGTCATCGGCGGGAGCTGTCCGCCGTGGGTGTGTCCCGAAATCTGGAGGTCCACT
Encoded here:
- the fghA gene encoding S-formylglutathione hydrolase, with translation MTVAPTLVSQHRCFDGTVGFYKHVSEACGGEMRFGVFVPPQARERKVPVLYYLAGLTCTEETFLMKGGAQRMAAELGVMLVAPDTSPRGAGYPGEEASWDFGVGAGFYLDATQAPWSARYRMGTYVTRELPALISEHFPARADREGIFGHSMGGHGALVCALRNPGRYRSVSAFAPIAAPMRVPWGLKAFQGYLGEDTAAWRAYDATELIRAAKAHLPPLLVDQGTADKFLQEQLKPELLREACAATGQPLTLRIHEGYDHGYYFVSTFMEDHLRHHAAALNA
- a CDS encoding S-(hydroxymethyl)glutathione dehydrogenase/class III alcohol dehydrogenase; the encoded protein is MDVRAAVALEAGKPLSIETVHLEGPKAGEVLVELKATGLCHTDDFTLSGQDPEGLFPAILGHEGAGVVVDVGPGVTSVRKGDHVIPLYTPECRQCKSCLSRKTNLCTAIRATQGKGLMPDGTSRFRLGKQAVHHYMGTSTFAQYTVLPEIAVAKIREDAPFDKVCYIGCGVTTGIGAVVYTAKVEAGARVVVFGLGGIGLNVVQAARMVGADQIVGVDINPGRKAMAEKFGLTHFVNPKEVGDDLVPYLVNLTNGGADYSFECIGNVNTMRQALECCHRGWGESIVIGVAGAGQEIKTRPFQLVTGRVWKGSAFGGARGRTDVPKIVDWYMDGKINVDDLITHTLKLEDINKGFELMHKGESIRSVVKYS
- a CDS encoding tetratricopeptide repeat protein, with the translated sequence MKRLARVGLVFGVLALGGTVVGCADKENEAAKQHRIKASNHMAKKEYKEAAEAYALSLQADPKQEKVWEKKAFAHIELGEIDKASEAVLKILEFKTTPAEKAEIYRTLASIYMKGGTLDDAEKYFNESLKLEPKDEASLGWIAEIYAQRGGARSMSAPIVKADLEKSLSYYDQVIAINPNSANTYLNKRVVMGRMMEYERQQMEMAKSEAVENAKDPKIVEEANARAAEHLKQMEAYNSQFADMTKKFSDAQKATKAQAANQK
- a CDS encoding alkaline phosphatase D family protein; amino-acid sequence: MTLLTRRTVLQGLALTAAGCASTRPLPAPRPGPSLPLGAQLGDVRTGAVSVWGKADRASRLIVEWSEDARLEKGVHRVEGGLLTAATDFTGVVDLAGLPAGRELFVRVLAEDGGSTGEEWRGRFLTASEAARDVCFAWSADVCGQGWGINPEWGGYRGFAALRALRPDFFLHVGDVIYADNPLLPEVVVPDGRVWRNLVTPAKSKVAETLEEMRGNFAYNFLDDSLRAFAREVPIAYQWDDHEVRNNWFHSRTVAEDPRYTQVPDDGVLAARARQAFFEYTPVGGAARAEGRIHRQLSQGPLLDVFIPDVRAFRGPNSVNRQERQGPETAFLGRAQLDGLKQALASSKATWKVIATSMPLGLIVPAEKLGEGSWRMEAWANGPGAPLGRELELAELLSFLKERKVRNVVFLTADVHYPAMHQYHPDRARFRDFDPFWEFVAGPLNAGTFGSMPLDETFGPEVRWQKPATVMNAAPWEGQQYFGSVRIQGNSGVMTVAIHDLSGKALHQVELEPVR